The following coding sequences lie in one Drosophila sulfurigaster albostrigata strain 15112-1811.04 chromosome 2R, ASM2355843v2, whole genome shotgun sequence genomic window:
- the LOC133837291 gene encoding uncharacterized protein LOC133837291, which yields MVYERKVNMNSIIKSSTYGSINSNSDNDVTTPVCKQETSPDDHVPITAPPEVSKSVSIETRQRVKRLASEGIGNSPSSQSFSSNSKQKQRTWSLREEKIFVDLTAESDRQKANGTSDNTSHQPDCPPTKKWRALYQTNVNSLEESLENASVRMLGEAPQNEPELDMSNQIGDSIEEKTPSNNQSCDTKSKFINEFTELIGKELSLLKNNLLIDAKRKICSIIYNIQMIQFHNHNNIYYK from the exons ATGGTGTACGAACGTAAAGTGAATATGAATTCAATCATAAAAAGTAGCACAT ATGGATCGATTAATTCAAACTCTGATAATGATGTGACTACACCGGTTTGCAAACAGGAGACATCTCCCGACGATCACGTGCCTATCACTGCTCCACCTGAAGTCTCTAAATCGGTATCTATTGAAACCAGGCAAAGAGTGAAAAGATTAGCTAGCGAAGGTATAGGTAACAGCCCTTCGTCGCAGAGCTTTTCGTCGAATTCAAAACAGAAGCAACGAACTTGGTCTCTAAGAGAggagaaaatatttgttgacCTGACCGCTGAATCTGATAGGCAAAAGGCTAATGGAACTTCGGACAATACGAGCCATCAGCCTGATTGTCCACCGACAAAAAAGTGGAGAGCATTATACCAAACTAATGTCAACTCTTTGGAGGAGTCTTTGGAGAATGCTTCCGTGAGGATGCTAGGTGAAGCTCCTCAAAATGAACCTGAGTTGGACATGTCGAATCAAATCGGAGATTCAATAGAAGAAAAGACACCAAGTAATAACCAAAGCTGCGACACAAAATcgaaatttattaatgaatttacTGAATTAATTGGTAAAGAACTTAGTTTGCTAAAGAACAATTTGCTAATTGACGCAAAACGTAAAATTTGCAgcattatatataatatacaaatgaTACAATTTCACAAtcacaataatatttactataaatga